From one Thermoanaerobacter uzonensis DSM 18761 genomic stretch:
- a CDS encoding tRNA 2-thiocytidine biosynthesis TtcA family protein gives MQKILGRIRRAVQDFNMIQEGDIIAVGVSGGKDSITLLYGLHLLKNFYPVKFDVMGLMLTLGYDNFDPTPVENFCREKGIPFYIKETDIKKIIFDYRKEENPCSLCANLRRGALNNFAKEKGCNKVALAHHYDDLIDTFIMNLFYNGRLHTFEPVSFLDRSKITVIRPMIYVKEKDIRSEVKKNNLPVVKNPCPVEGHTTRHYIRNLIIDLKKEIPEIDKRIFTAIKKDVFHFEG, from the coding sequence ATGCAAAAAATACTTGGAAGAATAAGAAGAGCAGTTCAAGATTTTAATATGATACAAGAGGGAGATATAATAGCTGTTGGTGTTTCAGGAGGAAAGGACAGTATAACCCTTTTATATGGATTACATCTCCTTAAAAATTTTTATCCGGTGAAATTTGATGTAATGGGATTGATGCTGACGTTAGGTTATGATAATTTTGACCCAACGCCTGTAGAAAATTTTTGCCGAGAAAAAGGGATACCTTTTTATATTAAAGAAACAGATATAAAAAAGATAATATTTGATTACAGGAAAGAAGAAAATCCATGTTCCTTGTGTGCAAATTTAAGGAGAGGAGCCTTAAATAATTTTGCTAAAGAAAAAGGATGCAATAAAGTGGCTTTAGCACATCATTATGATGACTTGATAGATACTTTTATCATGAATTTGTTTTACAATGGAAGGCTTCATACCTTTGAGCCAGTTTCTTTTTTAGACAGGTCAAAAATTACTGTAATAAGACCTATGATATATGTTAAGGAAAAAGACATAAGAAGTGAGGTGAAAAAGAATAATTTGCCTGTTGTAAAGAACCCTTGCCCTGTTGAAGGACATACGACAAGACATTATATAAGGAATTTGATAATAGATTTAAAGAAAGAAATACCTGAGATAGACAAAAGAATTTTTACAGCGATAAAAAAAGACGTTTTTCACTTTGAAGGATAA
- a CDS encoding class I SAM-dependent rRNA methyltransferase, whose protein sequence is MADVILRNTNIKRILNGHPWIYKTEIDRIEGDYTPGGIVNVLNHKKEFIGKGYINLKSMITVRLLTRDINEEIDEEFFRRRIKRAWEYRKKVMDNLSSCRVVFAEADFLPALIVDKFGDYLVLQTLALGIDKYKNTIVKLLVEILNPKGIYERNDVNVRELEGLPQQKGYLYGKFDTMQQFEENGIKFWVDIENGQKTGYFLDQKENRKAIQNYVKDAEVLDCFSHTGSFTVHALHYGAKRVETVDISEEAIEIAKKNVELNGYQERCNFVCDNAFDLLRRYDKEGRKFDTVILDPPAFTKSKETVKDALRGYKEINLRALKILREGGFLITCSCSQHIKPDMFLGVIKEAANDAKRNVRLVEQRTQSKDHPILLASEETQYLKCLILQVL, encoded by the coding sequence ATGGCAGACGTTATATTAAGAAACACAAATATTAAAAGGATTTTAAATGGTCACCCTTGGATATACAAAACTGAAATAGATAGAATTGAAGGAGATTACACTCCAGGTGGAATTGTAAATGTTTTAAATCACAAAAAAGAATTCATAGGAAAAGGATACATAAATCTAAAATCCATGATAACTGTCAGATTATTGACCAGAGATATTAATGAAGAAATAGATGAAGAGTTTTTTCGAAGAAGAATTAAAAGAGCATGGGAATACAGAAAAAAAGTTATGGACAATTTGAGCTCCTGCAGAGTTGTATTTGCAGAAGCAGATTTTTTACCCGCTTTAATCGTGGACAAATTTGGTGACTATCTTGTTTTGCAAACTCTTGCATTAGGTATAGATAAATATAAAAATACAATAGTAAAGCTCCTTGTTGAGATATTAAATCCCAAAGGCATTTATGAAAGAAATGATGTAAATGTAAGAGAACTAGAAGGGCTTCCACAGCAAAAAGGATATTTGTACGGCAAGTTTGACACAATGCAACAATTTGAAGAAAATGGAATAAAATTTTGGGTAGACATCGAAAATGGCCAAAAGACTGGGTATTTTTTAGATCAAAAAGAAAACAGAAAAGCAATTCAAAATTACGTTAAAGATGCAGAAGTTCTAGACTGTTTCAGCCATACAGGCTCATTTACAGTACATGCCCTTCACTATGGTGCAAAAAGAGTTGAGACAGTCGACATCTCTGAGGAAGCCATTGAAATCGCAAAAAAGAATGTAGAACTCAATGGTTATCAAGAAAGATGTAATTTCGTATGTGACAACGCCTTTGACCTATTAAGAAGATATGACAAAGAAGGTAGAAAGTTTGATACTGTAATACTAGATCCCCCTGCCTTTACAAAAAGCAAAGAAACTGTAAAAGACGCATTAAGGGGATACAAGGAAATAAATTTAAGAGCATTAAAAATTCTAAGAGAAGGAGGCTTTCTCATCACCTGCTCTTGTTCACAGCACATAAAACCAGATATGTTTTTAGGTGTCATTAAAGAGGCAGCCAATGATGCTAAAAGAAATGTAAGACTTGTAGAACAACGTACTCAATCAAAAGACCATCCAATATTATTAGCTTCTGAAGAAACTCAATACTTAAAGTGCTTAATTCTACAAGTCTTATAA
- a CDS encoding peptidoglycan-binding domain-containing protein — protein sequence MERQQLGSRLLYEGTVGYDVLQLQMILQSLGYDPGPIDGIFGPRTKNAVMRFQRDNGLKVDGIVGPETMRVINMLIP from the coding sequence ATGGAGAGGCAACAGCTGGGCTCCAGGCTTCTATATGAGGGTACCGTCGGATACGATGTCCTTCAGCTTCAAATGATTCTTCAAAGTTTAGGCTATGACCCTGGTCCAATAGACGGCATTTTTGGACCAAGAACCAAAAACGCTGTTATGAGATTTCAAAGGGACAATGGCCTTAAAGTTGACGGAATTGTAGGACCTGAGACAATGAGAGTTATAAATATGCTCATACCTTAA
- the pyrE gene encoding orotate phosphoribosyltransferase codes for MEKEEVLEIFSKLGVINKGHFLLTSGKHSNTYLQCAKIFQYPKYSEIFSKELALKFKGHEIDVVIGPAIGGIILAYEVARQVGAKAFFAEREEGMMKLRRGFEIKEGENVLVVEDVVTTGGSVKEVINLVNFLKGNVIGVGSIVDRSDGKVNFEVPFKSVVSLYVETYEKEECPLCKEGIPLVKPGSRKF; via the coding sequence ATGGAAAAAGAAGAAGTCTTAGAGATTTTTAGCAAGTTAGGAGTAATTAACAAAGGACATTTTTTATTAACATCAGGAAAACATAGCAATACCTATCTGCAGTGTGCGAAAATATTTCAATATCCTAAATACAGCGAAATTTTTAGTAAAGAATTGGCATTAAAATTTAAAGGCCACGAAATAGATGTTGTAATAGGGCCTGCAATTGGAGGAATTATATTGGCCTATGAAGTTGCTCGTCAGGTTGGAGCAAAAGCTTTTTTTGCAGAAAGAGAAGAAGGAATGATGAAGCTAAGAAGAGGATTTGAAATCAAAGAAGGAGAAAATGTGCTTGTAGTAGAAGATGTAGTGACTACAGGAGGCTCCGTAAAAGAAGTTATAAATTTAGTTAATTTTTTAAAAGGCAATGTTATAGGAGTTGGAAGTATAGTTGATAGAAGTGACGGGAAGGTAAATTTTGAAGTTCCTTTTAAGTCTGTGGTAAGCTTGTATGTTGAGACATATGAAAAAGAGGAATGTCCCCTTTGCAAAGAAGGCATTCCTCTTGTAAAGCCGGGAAGCAGGAAATTTTAA
- a CDS encoding dihydroorotate dehydrogenase, with translation MNLQVEVGGLKLKNPMMTASGTFGFGREYGEYIDLNKLGAIVVKGLTIKPKEGNPPPRVYETPCGMLNSVGLQNPGVDAFIEKELPFLRDYDVAVIVNIAGETIEEFAYMAKKLDIDGVDGIEINVSCPNVKKGGMAFGINPEDIFNITKEVKKVTQKTVIVKLTPNVTDIGVCAKAAEDGGADAVSLINTIAGMAIDIDTRTPIFKNVIAGLSGPAIKPIALRMVYEAARAVKIPVIGMGGISSFKDALEFMIAGAKAVAIGTCNFVNPNCTIEVIEGIKQYMVLNNIEDINEIIGSLKVD, from the coding sequence TTGAATTTGCAAGTTGAAGTTGGGGGACTTAAGTTAAAAAATCCGATGATGACAGCTTCAGGTACTTTTGGGTTTGGAAGAGAGTACGGAGAATATATTGATTTAAATAAATTAGGAGCGATAGTTGTAAAAGGACTTACAATAAAACCTAAAGAAGGTAATCCACCTCCACGAGTTTATGAAACTCCTTGTGGAATGCTAAACAGTGTAGGACTTCAAAATCCGGGTGTAGATGCTTTCATTGAGAAAGAGCTGCCTTTTTTAAGAGATTATGATGTTGCTGTAATAGTGAATATTGCAGGAGAAACCATTGAGGAATTTGCTTATATGGCAAAGAAGCTTGATATAGATGGTGTTGATGGAATTGAAATAAATGTCTCCTGCCCAAATGTAAAAAAAGGTGGTATGGCTTTTGGAATAAATCCTGAGGATATATTTAATATAACAAAAGAAGTAAAAAAAGTTACACAAAAAACTGTTATTGTAAAATTAACACCAAATGTGACGGATATTGGGGTTTGTGCTAAAGCAGCAGAAGATGGAGGAGCAGATGCTGTATCTTTAATTAATACAATTGCAGGGATGGCTATAGATATTGATACAAGAACCCCCATTTTTAAGAACGTGATTGCGGGTTTGTCTGGACCTGCTATAAAGCCTATTGCCCTTAGAATGGTGTATGAGGCAGCGAGAGCCGTGAAAATTCCTGTTATAGGTATGGGCGGCATAAGTTCATTTAAAGATGCATTAGAATTTATGATTGCGGGGGCGAAGGCAGTGGCAATTGGCACTTGTAATTTTGTAAATCCCAATTGCACAATTGAAGTTATTGAGGGAATAAAACAATACATGGTTTTAAACAATATAGAAGACATAAATGAGATTATAGGTTCTTTAAAGGTTGATTAA
- a CDS encoding dihydroorotate dehydrogenase electron transfer subunit: MNTKILSNEKIASGIYKLVYEWKGGIPSPGQFVMVDCKGKTFLKRPISVCSVDDKSMTIVYQVKGEGTKNLSEMKKGDTIEVTGPHGHGFELYEDKNVLIVGGGIGIPPLLYLAKKIKAKNLYIALGFKSEIFLVEEFKNLGEVIVTTEDGSFGKKGMVTQGIEDIIDKIDIIYGCGPKPMLKALKEISLKNNIPCQISVEERMACGIGACLVCACKVKKDSGFEYKRVCKDGPVFWAEEVEF; this comes from the coding sequence ATGAATACCAAGATATTGTCTAATGAAAAGATAGCCAGTGGCATTTATAAATTGGTATATGAGTGGAAGGGGGGAATACCTTCTCCAGGCCAATTTGTAATGGTAGACTGCAAAGGCAAGACTTTTCTAAAAAGGCCTATAAGCGTATGCTCTGTTGATGACAAATCAATGACAATTGTATATCAGGTTAAAGGGGAAGGTACTAAAAATTTATCCGAAATGAAAAAAGGAGATACAATTGAAGTAACAGGTCCTCACGGACATGGTTTTGAACTATATGAGGACAAAAATGTGTTAATAGTAGGAGGGGGAATAGGCATTCCTCCCCTTCTATACCTTGCTAAAAAAATCAAAGCAAAAAATTTGTATATTGCGTTGGGATTTAAAAGTGAAATTTTTCTTGTGGAGGAGTTTAAAAATTTAGGAGAAGTTATTGTCACGACAGAGGACGGAAGTTTTGGGAAAAAAGGAATGGTGACACAAGGAATTGAAGATATAATTGATAAGATTGACATAATATATGGCTGTGGACCAAAACCTATGCTAAAAGCTCTTAAAGAGATTTCTTTGAAAAATAACATTCCTTGTCAAATATCGGTAGAAGAAAGGATGGCTTGTGGCATAGGAGCTTGTCTTGTATGCGCTTGCAAAGTGAAAAAAGATAGTGGTTTTGAGTACAAAAGAGTGTGCAAAGATGGTCCAGTCTTTTGGGCAGAGGAGGTGGAGTTTTGA
- the pyrF gene encoding orotidine-5'-phosphate decarboxylase encodes MFIDKLIESIKAKKSPVVVGLDPRIEKTPQFIKDVAFKRKGENIEGISEALYLFNKGIIDAVYDVVPAVKIQVAFYEVYGIEGFKAFFKTAEYAKSLGLMVIADVKRGDIQEVAKMYSKAYMQNQLFDAITVNPYMGEDTIIPYVEDAIKYDKGIFALVKTSNKGSKDIQDIKTATGEYVYQRVAKIINRISKSAVGKYGYSSIGAVVGATYPEEAKVLRKEMPNCFFLVPGYGAQGGTVEDIMDCFDENGLGAIINSSRSVIYAYQSPYWKDVYSEYEYAQAARAEVILMTGMINNGLVKRKYIAC; translated from the coding sequence ATGTTTATTGATAAATTAATTGAGAGTATAAAAGCTAAGAAAAGCCCTGTTGTAGTGGGGCTTGACCCCAGAATTGAAAAAACTCCACAATTTATAAAAGACGTTGCTTTTAAGAGAAAAGGAGAAAATATTGAAGGCATATCTGAAGCTTTATACCTTTTTAATAAAGGTATAATAGATGCAGTCTACGATGTTGTGCCTGCGGTCAAAATCCAAGTTGCTTTTTATGAAGTTTATGGGATAGAAGGATTTAAAGCTTTTTTCAAAACTGCTGAATACGCCAAAAGTTTAGGGCTTATGGTAATAGCGGATGTTAAAAGAGGAGATATACAAGAGGTTGCAAAAATGTATTCAAAAGCATATATGCAAAACCAGTTGTTTGATGCGATTACTGTAAATCCTTACATGGGTGAAGATACTATAATCCCTTACGTAGAAGATGCGATTAAATACGATAAGGGTATATTTGCACTTGTCAAGACTTCAAATAAAGGTTCTAAAGATATACAGGATATAAAAACTGCAACAGGAGAATACGTATATCAACGAGTTGCTAAAATAATAAATAGAATTTCAAAGTCAGCAGTTGGGAAATATGGCTATAGTTCTATAGGTGCAGTAGTAGGTGCAACTTATCCAGAGGAGGCAAAAGTGCTAAGAAAGGAAATGCCAAATTGTTTCTTTCTAGTGCCAGGCTATGGGGCACAAGGGGGGACTGTTGAAGATATAATGGATTGTTTTGATGAGAATGGACTTGGCGCGATAATAAATTCTTCCCGGAGCGTTATCTATGCATATCAAAGTCCTTACTGGAAAGATGTATATTCTGAATATGAGTATGCACAAGCGGCGAGAGCAGAAGTAATTCTTATGACAGGTATGATTAACAATGGGCTTGTTAAAAGAAAATACATCGCTTGTTGA
- a CDS encoding dihydroorotase, with product MRMIIKNGTVIDGFGSEVKADILIDYGIIKAIDKNIEISDAVVIDATGKYVLPGFVDMHTHLRQPGFEEKETIKTGTEAAAAGGYTTVACMPNTNPPIDNEIVVEYVKSIAQREGVVKVLPIGAMTKGMKGEEITEMAKLKKAGTVALSDDGFPIMSAGLMKRIMTYGKMYDLLMITHCEDKTLSGEGVMNSGVISTMIGLKGIPHEAEEVMLARNIILAKSTGVRLHIAHISTKGSVELIKEAKEKGVKITAEVTPHNLTLTDEAVYNYDTNTKAYPPLRTREDIEALIEGLKDGTIDAIATDHAPHTKDDKKVPYDMAAFGISGLETAFSVINTFLVQKGKINMKDLVKYMSINPANILGISSGIKVGATADIVIVDPYEEYVVDKDKFKSKGKNTPFHGMKLKGVVEYTIVEGQIKYARDRKIEKIEV from the coding sequence ATGAGGATGATTATAAAAAACGGTACTGTAATAGATGGGTTTGGAAGTGAAGTTAAAGCGGATATATTAATAGACTATGGAATAATAAAGGCGATAGATAAAAATATAGAAATTTCGGATGCAGTAGTAATTGATGCGACAGGTAAATATGTACTCCCAGGTTTTGTAGATATGCACACACATTTAAGGCAGCCGGGATTTGAAGAGAAAGAGACTATTAAAACAGGTACAGAGGCTGCAGCAGCTGGAGGTTATACTACTGTTGCCTGCATGCCAAATACAAATCCTCCTATAGACAATGAAATAGTAGTAGAATATGTAAAAAGCATTGCACAAAGAGAAGGAGTTGTAAAAGTACTACCTATAGGAGCTATGACAAAGGGAATGAAAGGTGAAGAGATAACCGAGATGGCCAAACTTAAAAAAGCAGGGACTGTTGCCTTATCTGATGACGGTTTTCCAATAATGAGCGCAGGGCTTATGAAGAGGATAATGACATACGGAAAAATGTATGACTTACTCATGATAACTCACTGTGAAGACAAAACATTAAGTGGAGAAGGTGTAATGAATAGCGGAGTAATTTCCACAATGATTGGACTTAAGGGAATACCTCATGAAGCAGAAGAAGTCATGCTTGCAAGAAATATCATACTTGCAAAGTCAACTGGTGTAAGGCTTCACATCGCACATATCTCAACAAAGGGAAGTGTCGAACTTATAAAAGAAGCGAAAGAAAAGGGAGTGAAAATAACTGCTGAAGTGACTCCTCACAATCTTACCTTGACAGATGAAGCAGTCTACAATTACGATACAAACACAAAAGCTTATCCACCCTTAAGGACAAGAGAGGATATAGAAGCATTAATAGAAGGATTGAAAGATGGCACAATAGATGCAATCGCGACAGACCATGCCCCTCACACTAAGGATGACAAAAAAGTGCCTTACGACATGGCTGCTTTTGGAATATCAGGCTTAGAAACAGCCTTTTCCGTGATAAATACTTTCCTTGTACAAAAAGGGAAAATAAACATGAAAGATTTGGTCAAATACATGAGCATAAATCCTGCAAATATATTGGGTATATCCAGTGGAATAAAGGTAGGGGCGACAGCGGATATTGTGATTGTAGACCCTTATGAAGAGTATGTAGTTGACAAAGATAAATTTAAATCAAAAGGAAAAAACACACCTTTCCATGGTATGAAGCTTAAAGGAGTTGTGGAATACACAATAGTTGAAGGTCAAATAAAATATGCAAGGGATAGAAAAATTGAAAAAATTGAGGTATAA
- a CDS encoding aspartate carbamoyltransferase catalytic subunit encodes MDRKDLLGIKDLSKEEILEVLDTAKEMKKILNGEKYSQILKGKTVVTIFFEPSTRTRLSFEMAAKYLGAHYGNIEVATSSVAKGESLIDTIRTVEMMKADVIITRHNMSGAPHLMAKYTNASIINAGDGINEHPTQALLDMMTIREKKKSFEGLKVAIIGDIMHSRVARSNIWGLKKMGAEVRVAGPSTLMPPQIEKMGVKANYNVEEAIKDVDVVMGLRIQLERQKSGLFPSIDEYREYFGINKERMKLAKPDVILMHPGPINRNVEVTSEAANAEYSVIEEQVTNGVAVRMALLKILCERRN; translated from the coding sequence GTGGATAGAAAAGACCTATTAGGCATTAAGGATTTATCGAAAGAAGAAATACTGGAAGTTTTAGATACTGCAAAGGAGATGAAAAAAATTCTAAATGGAGAAAAATATTCACAGATACTAAAAGGAAAGACAGTTGTGACGATTTTTTTCGAACCTAGCACGAGGACAAGACTATCTTTTGAGATGGCAGCAAAGTATTTAGGAGCCCATTACGGCAATATAGAAGTGGCAACCAGCAGTGTGGCTAAAGGGGAGTCTTTAATAGACACCATAAGGACTGTTGAGATGATGAAGGCGGATGTGATAATAACAAGGCACAACATGAGTGGAGCGCCGCATCTTATGGCAAAATACACAAATGCCTCTATCATAAACGCAGGAGATGGTATAAACGAACATCCCACCCAAGCCTTGTTGGACATGATGACAATCAGAGAAAAGAAAAAAAGCTTTGAAGGATTAAAAGTGGCGATAATAGGAGACATTATGCACAGCAGAGTTGCACGGTCAAATATATGGGGTCTTAAAAAGATGGGGGCGGAAGTGAGAGTTGCAGGCCCTTCCACCTTGATGCCACCCCAAATAGAAAAAATGGGAGTTAAAGCTAACTACAATGTGGAAGAAGCTATAAAGGATGTGGATGTAGTGATGGGACTAAGAATTCAATTGGAAAGGCAAAAAAGTGGACTATTCCCATCAATTGACGAATACAGAGAATATTTTGGGATAAATAAAGAGAGAATGAAACTTGCAAAACCTGATGTGATATTGATGCATCCAGGGCCTATAAACAGAAATGTTGAAGTTACTTCAGAAGCAGCAAATGCTGAGTATTCTGTCATAGAAGAACAGGTGACAAACGGAGTCGCTGTCAGGATGGCACTTTTAAAAATACTTTGTGAAAGGAGAAATTAA
- the pyrR gene encoding bifunctional pyr operon transcriptional regulator/uracil phosphoribosyltransferase PyrR, producing the protein MKIKAEIMDEKAIDRALIRIAHEIVERNKGIEDVVLVGIKTRGVPLAERIAKYISRIEGKKPPVGSLDITLYRDDLTTDLEQPLVKKKDIGVDVVGKIVVLVDDVIYTGRTIRAAMDAIIDLGRPKAIQLAELIDRGHRELPIKPDYVGKNVPTSKNEIVNVMLEEVDKVNRVVITEK; encoded by the coding sequence TTGAAGATAAAAGCAGAGATAATGGATGAAAAAGCCATAGACAGAGCCTTGATAAGAATAGCCCATGAGATTGTGGAAAGGAATAAAGGCATTGAAGATGTGGTTTTGGTAGGCATTAAGACAAGAGGAGTGCCTTTAGCAGAAAGAATAGCGAAGTATATATCGCGAATTGAAGGAAAAAAGCCTCCAGTAGGGTCATTGGATATCACCCTATACCGTGATGACCTCACAACAGACCTTGAACAGCCTTTAGTGAAGAAAAAAGATATAGGTGTAGATGTAGTAGGTAAAATAGTGGTGTTAGTGGATGACGTGATATACACAGGAAGGACTATAAGGGCTGCTATGGATGCAATTATCGATTTAGGGAGGCCTAAGGCAATACAGCTGGCAGAATTAATAGACAGAGGGCACAGGGAATTGCCTATAAAGCCAGATTATGTGGGTAAAAATGTTCCAACATCAAAAAATGAAATAGTAAATGTGATGTTGGAGGAAGTAGACAAAGTCAACAGAGTGGTAATAACTGAAAAGTAG
- a CDS encoding AIR synthase family protein, with amino-acid sequence MEVGKVPVEILKRSVFPYLGVKRKEVLVHSQLGEDSSIIDFGEYVAVLSTDPITAADKLSGFLSVIISCNDLASCGAKPIGILSTILLPEGTEEATLHGIMKEIDRAAKKLGIEVLGGHTEITSTVNKPIISTTAIGIAKKGEYITTKGAKIGDDVIVTKALGLEGTAILATDYEDLLLKHYDKDFILKAQSFINEINVIEEGLTAAQNGASAMHDITEGGILGAAYEIAEASGLGIEIYEEKLPIRHETKEICRFFGINPLKLISSGSMIITASDSSKIIDALNKTGISATIVGKITKEGKYLVTAHGKKEITPPERDEIYLVNKDRIPT; translated from the coding sequence ATGGAAGTAGGAAAAGTACCTGTAGAAATACTAAAAAGAAGTGTTTTCCCTTATCTGGGCGTTAAAAGAAAAGAAGTTTTAGTCCACTCCCAATTAGGAGAAGACAGTAGCATAATCGATTTCGGCGAATACGTGGCGGTCCTTTCAACAGACCCCATAACAGCAGCAGACAAATTAAGCGGCTTTTTATCTGTCATAATATCCTGTAATGACTTGGCTTCTTGTGGCGCAAAGCCAATTGGAATATTATCAACTATACTGCTTCCTGAAGGTACTGAAGAAGCTACTTTACATGGCATCATGAAAGAAATAGATAGAGCAGCAAAAAAATTAGGCATTGAAGTTTTAGGAGGCCACACAGAAATAACCTCTACAGTAAACAAGCCTATTATAAGCACAACAGCAATTGGCATAGCTAAAAAAGGAGAATACATAACCACAAAAGGCGCAAAAATAGGCGATGATGTCATAGTTACAAAAGCTTTAGGCCTTGAAGGCACAGCAATTTTAGCAACTGACTATGAAGATTTGCTGCTAAAGCACTACGATAAAGATTTTATCTTAAAAGCACAAAGTTTTATAAACGAAATAAATGTCATAGAAGAAGGACTTACTGCAGCACAAAATGGTGCAAGTGCAATGCACGATATAACAGAAGGGGGAATATTGGGAGCAGCTTATGAAATTGCAGAAGCCTCTGGCCTTGGCATTGAAATATATGAGGAAAAATTGCCAATACGCCATGAAACAAAAGAAATTTGCCGTTTTTTTGGCATAAACCCTTTAAAGCTCATATCCAGCGGTTCAATGATAATTACTGCCAGTGACAGCAGTAAAATAATCGATGCTTTAAATAAAACTGGCATATCAGCTACAATTGTAGGTAAAATAACAAAAGAAGGAAAATACTTGGTAACAGCCCATGGGAAAAAAGAGATAACTCCTCCTGAAAGAGATGAGATATACCTTGTAAATAAAGATAGGATTCCCACTTAA
- a CDS encoding RluA family pseudouridine synthase translates to MNIVDKIVLQGEKEDEGKRIDVFLAAELDYTRSYIKKLIVDGLVFVNGKTVKPSYKVKENDEVVVNIPEVEKIDVLPENIPLDILYEDDDIIVINKPQGMVVHPAPGNYSGTLVNALLYHCKNLSGINGILRPGIVHRLDKDTSGVMVIAKNDKAHISLSNQIKERSVFKKYVAIVEGVIKDEEGKIEAPIGRHPVDRKKMAVIEDGRYALTLYKVLERFKENTLIEAVIKTGRTHQIRVHMAYIGHPVVGDPIYGFKKQKFKLEGQALHSRVLGFMHPTKGVYMEFEAPLPEYFKKLIEILRNK, encoded by the coding sequence ATGAACATAGTTGACAAGATAGTTTTGCAAGGAGAAAAAGAGGATGAGGGAAAGAGAATAGACGTTTTTCTTGCGGCAGAGTTAGATTACACAAGGTCTTATATTAAAAAATTGATTGTGGATGGGCTTGTTTTTGTAAATGGTAAAACGGTAAAGCCCAGTTATAAGGTAAAAGAGAATGATGAGGTTGTTGTAAATATCCCAGAAGTAGAGAAAATTGATGTACTGCCAGAAAATATACCTTTGGATATTCTTTATGAAGACGACGATATAATTGTGATAAATAAGCCGCAGGGAATGGTAGTGCATCCGGCACCGGGTAATTACAGTGGTACACTTGTTAATGCACTTCTTTACCACTGCAAAAATTTATCGGGAATTAACGGCATTTTAAGGCCGGGTATAGTTCACAGGCTTGATAAGGATACCTCTGGTGTGATGGTTATTGCTAAAAATGATAAGGCCCACATAAGCCTTTCTAATCAAATAAAAGAGAGAAGTGTTTTTAAAAAATATGTTGCTATTGTAGAGGGAGTTATAAAAGATGAAGAGGGGAAAATTGAAGCACCTATTGGAAGGCACCCTGTTGACAGAAAAAAGATGGCTGTAATAGAGGATGGAAGATATGCTCTTACATTGTACAAAGTTTTGGAGCGTTTTAAAGAAAATACGTTGATAGAGGCGGTTATAAAGACAGGTAGGACTCATCAGATAAGAGTGCACATGGCTTATATTGGTCATCCTGTTGTAGGGGACCCAATATATGGTTTTAAAAAGCAAAAGTTTAAGTTGGAAGGGCAGGCATTACATTCACGTGTTTTAGGATTTATGCATCCTACAAAAGGAGTGTATATGGAGTTTGAAGCTCCACTTCCTGAGTATTTTAAAAAATTGATAGAGATTTTGAGAAATAAATAA
- the lspA gene encoding signal peptidase II has product MEIIIVAFVVLLDQVTKYLAVKYLMPIGSYPVIKNFFHLTYVENKGAAFGMLQNKTLFFIIITVIVGAVLIYSMIKLPENSVYNYTLAMILGGAIGNLIDRVRLGYVVDFIDFKFFPAVFNVADSFIVIGAIILGYLMIFKEKA; this is encoded by the coding sequence TTGGAGATAATTATTGTAGCGTTTGTAGTTTTGCTTGACCAAGTGACAAAATATCTCGCAGTGAAATATCTTATGCCTATAGGGAGTTATCCTGTTATAAAGAATTTTTTTCATCTTACTTATGTGGAGAATAAAGGTGCGGCATTTGGGATGCTTCAGAATAAGACTCTTTTTTTTATAATAATAACAGTAATTGTAGGAGCTGTGTTGATTTATTCTATGATTAAATTGCCGGAAAATAGTGTGTATAATTATACACTTGCTATGATTTTAGGTGGTGCTATTGGAAATCTTATTGACAGAGTTAGATTGGGATATGTTGTAGACTTTATTGATTTTAAATTTTTCCCTGCGGTTTTTAATGTTGCAGATTCTTTTATAGTTATAGGAGCTATTATATTAGGATATCTTATGATTTTTAAGGAGAAGGCGTGA